CGGTAGTTCATCCGGAGCCACTACGAGAATCTCTTCGGGGAGTAGGGCGACTGCTGTAGAGAGCAACCACTACGGAACTGAGAGCGCCGAAAGTTAGGTGGCTGGGGAGTTCTCGGCCCGCGGAAAGTGGGCCAATCCGGATTTGAACCGGAGGCCTCCCGGTTATCAGCCGAGCGCTCAACCTGACTGAGCTATTGGCCCAGGTGAGCGCGTTCGACTGTTCCGCCCTGCCTATGTTAAGCGTTTCTTTTCGCTGAAAGGGTGGTTCGGGCTCACATCCGGTCGCGGGTTGCCTCCGCGCTCAGCGCGAACTCTCGTCGTCCACGTCGTAGGAGTCGCTATCGACGTCGTAGGTGTCCTCGGGGGTACCCTGGCCGGGCTGTCCCCCTGCCGCTCCCCCCTGGCCCTCGCCGCCGGGGAAGCCGCCGACGTAGACGTTGCCGGTGGCGAAGCCGCTGGTCTTCGCGTCAACGTAGGGCGTGACGAACCACTTCTTGGCCGCCAGCCGGACGGGGTAGCGCGTGACGGGCACGACGAGGACCAGCCCGACGAGGTCCGTCACGAGCCCGGGCGTGAGCAACATCGCGCCCGAGATGAGCAGGAGGCCCCCGTCGATCAGTTCGTCGGTCGGGGCCTCCCCCTGGGCGAGTTTGGCCTGGATCTTCCGGAGGGTATGGCGGCCCTCGGCGCGGACCAGGAGCATCCCGATCAGCGCGGTG
Above is a genomic segment from Halorientalis sp. LT38 containing:
- a CDS encoding FxsA family protein, which translates into the protein MLRMIALLLLIPLLDIMLLFVVGGWIGVLPTVALVVLTALIGMLLVRAEGRHTLRKIQAKLAQGEAPTDELIDGGLLLISGAMLLTPGLVTDLVGLVLVVPVTRYPVRLAAKKWFVTPYVDAKTSGFATGNVYVGGFPGGEGQGGAAGGQPGQGTPEDTYDVDSDSYDVDDESSR